In one window of Prevotella sp. E13-17 DNA:
- a CDS encoding glucosaminidase domain-containing protein: MMKRSLRAVVVIGLFCLPIGLWAQAKWNARYQQYINQYKDVAIEQMQKYKIPASITLAQGLLESGAGNSTLAVKANNHFGIKCHHWTGPTIYKDDDARGECFRVYKNAFESYEDHSVFLVTGQRYRGLFSLKPTDYRGWARGLKAAGYATNPVYADKLIEIIQLYKLYQYDTVRHYDKFMAERVKEQSVGGQPLHLITIFNKNYYIIARRGDTFRSIGKEIGISYRKIARYNERDKNDRLNEGEIVWLKKKQRRAPKEYKNRYHYVKNGESMYSIAQTYGIRVKYLYQMNGLSPDYNIRVGDALKLR; the protein is encoded by the coding sequence ATGATGAAGAGAAGTTTGAGAGCAGTTGTTGTTATAGGATTGTTTTGCTTGCCCATAGGTCTTTGGGCGCAAGCTAAATGGAACGCCCGATATCAGCAATATATCAATCAATATAAAGATGTGGCTATTGAGCAAATGCAGAAATATAAAATTCCTGCTTCTATCACTTTGGCTCAAGGACTGTTGGAATCGGGGGCTGGCAATAGCACTTTGGCTGTCAAAGCCAACAATCATTTTGGCATCAAATGTCATCACTGGACAGGTCCTACCATCTATAAAGATGATGATGCCCGCGGAGAGTGCTTCCGGGTCTATAAGAATGCTTTCGAGTCGTACGAAGATCACTCTGTGTTTCTGGTCACTGGTCAGCGCTATCGCGGTCTGTTCAGTCTGAAACCAACCGATTATCGGGGGTGGGCACGTGGGTTAAAGGCGGCAGGCTATGCTACCAACCCTGTCTATGCCGACAAGTTGATAGAGATCATTCAGCTATACAAGCTCTATCAGTATGACACTGTGCGCCACTATGACAAGTTTATGGCTGAGCGTGTGAAGGAACAATCGGTAGGCGGCCAGCCGTTGCACCTCATCACCATCTTCAACAAGAACTACTATATCATTGCCCGTCGAGGCGATACGTTCCGCTCTATTGGCAAGGAGATTGGCATTTCTTACAGGAAGATTGCCCGCTATAATGAGCGCGACAAGAACGATCGTTTGAATGAAGGCGAGATCGTCTGGCTGAAGAAAAAGCAACGTCGTGCACCCAAGGAATATAAGAATCGCTATCACTATGTGAAGAATGGCGAGTCGATGTATTCTATAGCCCAGACGTATGGCATACGTGTGAAGTACCTCTACCAGATGAATGGTCTGTCGCCCGACTATAACATCCGTGTCGGTGATGCCTTAAAGTTGCGCTAA
- a CDS encoding 2-amino-4-hydroxy-6-hydroxymethyldihydropteridine diphosphokinase — MMHSVIISLASNHDAKQNLNEARCCLAQIFSQIKYTAETLTEPVNARRKDKYVNQLARFETTLSAEETNSQLKAIEQQIGRTDEDRKLGIVNIDLDLLMHGDERYHQKDWERSYVQDLLAQL; from the coding sequence ATGATGCATTCGGTTATCATCTCACTGGCATCCAATCATGATGCTAAACAAAATCTGAACGAGGCACGATGCTGCCTCGCTCAGATTTTTTCTCAAATCAAATACACAGCAGAAACCCTTACTGAACCTGTCAATGCGAGACGTAAGGATAAATACGTGAATCAGTTGGCGCGTTTTGAAACGACACTTAGTGCAGAAGAAACGAACAGTCAACTGAAAGCCATCGAACAGCAAATAGGACGCACAGACGAAGACCGAAAGTTGGGCATCGTAAACATTGACCTTGATTTGCTGATGCATGGGGACGAACGTTATCACCAAAAAGACTGGGAACGCTCCTACGTGCAAGATCTGTTAGCGCAACTTTAA
- a CDS encoding NADP-dependent malic enzyme, translating to MVKITKEAALEYHETGRPGKIEVKPTKAYRTQTDLSLAYSPGVAFPCLEIQEDADAAYRYTDKGNLVAVISNGTAVLGLGDIGALSGKPVMEGKGLLFKIYGGIDVFDIEVAEKDPEKFCEAVERIAPTFGGINLEDIKAPECFYIEERLKKTLNIPVMHDDQHGTAIISAAGLKNALEVNGKDIKKVRIVVNGAGAAAISCTKLYMALGAQKENIVMLDSKGVISTERTDLNEQKKFFATTRTDIHTLAEAVNGADVFVGLSKGNVLSQDMVRSMAKDPVIFALANPTPEITYEEAMEARKDVLMATGRTDYPNQINNVIGFPYIFRGALDVHATAINEEMKMAAVHAIADLAKQPVPDVVNDVYKVNNLKFGRNYFIPKPVDPRLISEVSAAVAKAAIESGVARKTIEDWDEYKNSLSVMLGQETKLTQNLYATAASHPQRVVFAEAIHPTMLKAAVQANNEGICQPILLGNEEIIEKMAKEMDLNLEGIEIVNLRHPREQERRERYAKILTNKLQRNGYTFQEANDKMFERNYFGMMMVETGEADAFITGLYTKYSNTIKVAKEVIGIRPEYNHFGTMHIINSPRGTLYIGDTLVNENPDAEALTDIANLMSTAVRFFNEKPVISMISHSNFGSSQTEGTQKVRVATEKMQEMYPDLAIDGEMQIGFALDKELRDEQYPFTRLKGLDVNTLIFPNLTSARSSYKMLQKLDPDVEIIGPIQMGLNKPIHFIDFGASVRDVVNIVSIAVIDAYVDKVKNKVTKNINRKK from the coding sequence ATGGTAAAAATTACGAAAGAGGCTGCACTCGAATATCACGAGACCGGCAGACCTGGTAAGATTGAAGTCAAGCCTACCAAGGCATATCGCACCCAGACCGATCTGTCGCTGGCTTATTCACCTGGCGTAGCCTTCCCTTGTTTAGAGATTCAGGAAGACGCTGATGCAGCTTATCGCTACACGGATAAAGGCAATCTGGTGGCTGTTATATCGAATGGCACCGCCGTGCTCGGACTGGGCGACATCGGTGCACTGAGCGGAAAGCCAGTGATGGAAGGTAAAGGCTTGTTGTTTAAGATCTATGGCGGCATTGACGTGTTCGACATTGAGGTTGCCGAGAAAGATCCTGAGAAATTCTGCGAAGCCGTAGAACGCATTGCCCCGACCTTCGGTGGTATTAACCTTGAGGACATCAAGGCGCCCGAATGCTTCTATATCGAGGAACGCCTGAAGAAGACCTTGAACATTCCCGTGATGCACGACGACCAGCATGGTACAGCCATCATCTCTGCTGCCGGTTTGAAGAACGCCCTCGAGGTGAATGGCAAAGATATCAAGAAAGTACGCATAGTGGTGAACGGTGCCGGTGCTGCCGCTATCTCTTGTACCAAATTATATATGGCGCTGGGTGCACAGAAAGAGAATATCGTGATGCTCGACTCAAAGGGTGTCATCTCTACCGAGCGTACTGACCTGAACGAGCAGAAGAAATTCTTTGCCACCACCCGTACAGACATTCACACACTGGCAGAAGCTGTCAATGGTGCTGATGTATTTGTTGGACTGTCGAAGGGTAATGTGCTCTCGCAGGATATGGTTCGCTCAATGGCAAAAGACCCCGTCATCTTTGCATTGGCAAACCCCACCCCTGAAATCACCTACGAGGAAGCCATGGAAGCACGTAAGGATGTGCTGATGGCTACTGGTCGTACGGACTATCCCAACCAGATCAACAATGTGATCGGCTTCCCTTATATCTTCCGTGGTGCGCTCGATGTTCATGCCACTGCCATCAACGAGGAGATGAAGATGGCTGCCGTGCATGCCATTGCTGACTTGGCCAAGCAGCCTGTACCCGATGTCGTGAACGATGTGTATAAGGTGAATAACCTGAAGTTTGGTCGCAACTACTTCATTCCCAAACCTGTTGACCCACGACTAATCTCAGAGGTGAGTGCCGCAGTAGCCAAGGCCGCTATCGAGAGTGGCGTTGCCCGCAAGACCATTGAGGATTGGGACGAGTATAAGAACTCTCTGTCTGTCATGCTCGGACAGGAGACAAAACTCACCCAGAATCTCTATGCGACGGCTGCTTCACACCCACAGCGCGTGGTGTTTGCCGAAGCCATCCACCCCACCATGCTGAAAGCAGCAGTGCAGGCCAACAACGAAGGTATCTGTCAGCCAATCCTGCTTGGTAACGAAGAGATTATCGAGAAGATGGCTAAGGAAATGGACCTGAACCTTGAAGGTATCGAGATTGTGAACCTGCGTCATCCCCGCGAGCAGGAGCGTCGCGAGCGTTATGCTAAGATACTGACCAATAAGCTGCAGCGCAACGGCTACACCTTCCAGGAGGCTAACGACAAGATGTTTGAGCGCAACTACTTCGGAATGATGATGGTCGAGACAGGCGAGGCTGATGCCTTCATCACCGGACTTTACACCAAATACTCGAACACTATCAAAGTGGCCAAGGAGGTCATCGGCATTCGTCCAGAATACAACCACTTCGGCACAATGCATATCATCAACTCGCCTCGTGGCACACTCTACATCGGCGACACGCTGGTGAACGAGAACCCCGATGCGGAGGCACTGACAGACATTGCAAACCTGATGTCAACCGCCGTTCGCTTCTTCAACGAGAAACCTGTTATCTCGATGATATCACACTCTAACTTCGGTTCTTCACAGACAGAAGGTACACAAAAAGTGCGTGTGGCCACTGAAAAGATGCAGGAGATGTATCCTGATTTGGCTATCGACGGCGAGATGCAGATTGGTTTTGCACTCGACAAGGAATTGCGCGATGAGCAATACCCCTTCACCCGCTTGAAAGGACTGGACGTAAACACGCTGATATTCCCCAACCTGACTTCTGCTCGTTCATCGTACAAGATGCTTCAGAAGCTGGATCCCGACGTGGAAATTATCGGTCCTATACAGATGGGGCTGAACAAGCCTATCCATTTCATTGACTTTGGTGCTTCAGTTCGCGACGTTGTGAACATTGTCTCAATCGCCGTCATCGATGCTTATGTTGACAAGGTCAAGAACAAGGTGACCAAGAATATCAACCGAAAGAAATAA
- a CDS encoding TetR/AcrR family transcriptional regulator, producing MQRIKSISEYRKSLHDIVIEESMKAFAKHGIRAVKMDDVAQRLSISKRTIYEMFGNKEQLLVEVLKTYKAAKEEELNEKAANCQNVIELLFYAYYQKINTFKKTNPLFYSDLVKYPSVIELLEKDREKAHQSYHDFLKRGIAEGIFRKDVNIDLITRLLDSVTSAMMDDELYRKYAIEDVFRSIAFVSIRGICTHKGLELFDKTAI from the coding sequence ATGCAAAGAATAAAGAGTATTTCGGAATATAGGAAGTCATTGCACGATATTGTTATCGAAGAATCGATGAAAGCTTTCGCCAAACACGGTATCCGTGCAGTGAAGATGGATGATGTGGCTCAGCGTCTGTCCATCTCCAAGCGTACTATCTACGAGATGTTTGGCAACAAGGAACAATTGTTGGTCGAAGTGCTCAAGACGTATAAGGCGGCTAAAGAAGAAGAATTGAATGAGAAAGCTGCAAACTGTCAGAATGTGATAGAGTTGCTATTCTATGCATATTATCAAAAGATTAATACTTTCAAGAAAACTAATCCTCTTTTTTATTCAGATTTGGTAAAATATCCATCTGTCATCGAACTTTTGGAGAAGGATAGGGAAAAGGCACATCAGAGTTATCACGACTTTTTGAAGAGGGGTATCGCCGAAGGCATTTTCCGCAAGGATGTGAATATAGACCTCATTACTCGTCTGTTGGATTCGGTCACCTCTGCCATGATGGATGATGAGCTTTACAGGAAGTATGCTATCGAGGATGTCTTCCGAAGCATTGCTTTCGTTTCCATACGTGGCATCTGCACGCACAAGGGGTTAGAACTCTTTGACAAGACTGCCATTTGA
- a CDS encoding putative porin, giving the protein MIIRQLSIISLLATVTLGAWAQDYNEIDEYGNVTPRNEANRNFNPHNKDTTKKSKVVPKGIYVWTVDRRFGDMHKAEVDTLPYLFPQSTLGAGMTGQYNTLGNNYSARQTRIVMDRKLSTQSLFTDAYSQVLKAPDEWHFTNTLSPITNLTYDNCGDKLNGEDHLGARFAVNAGKHTGLGFDIDYAYARGYFQNQSTSHLGATFSLSHLADQYQLHLLFSTNHQKASENGGISKDDYVTHPELFTESFSSNEIPTILERNWNRNHHHHLFLTHHYSLGFYRKVKMTSEEIKARQFAAKTKQKKEREDSRQFLPQPTGRPDHAAIAGNEPQPTKEPLTADTTRIRVDSKEMADSLLALQAQKDSLEKLMKREFVPVTSLIHTAEVNAHERVYMANATPEGYYANTFYNTFYGGTPGDSIYDKTKYLDVKNTLALALMEGFNKYAPAGIKAFASHEVRRFDMPLTSGNNNALLERYTEHNISLGGQLQKQLGHTLHYDLVAETWVAGEDAGQLKFDAQADVNFRLLGDTVRLQMKGYFYRLAPTFYQRNYHSKHLWWENTLDKETRTRIEGAFSYGKTNTMLRVAVEEIQNYTYLGMSYTREDGIVKGLDAGFRQHTGNVHLMMAQLDQKFKVGPLHWDNVVTYQMTSNKQVLPLPTLNIFSNLYVKFMVARVLRVELGGSATWFTKYEAPDFLPQLNSFAIQENTASRVELGEFPFVDVYANMHLKHARFFVMMQNVAGNALSKKAFLVPHYPMNTQVIHFGISWNFFN; this is encoded by the coding sequence ATGATCATTAGGCAGCTTTCCATCATATCACTCCTTGCAACAGTAACACTCGGTGCGTGGGCTCAAGATTATAATGAGATTGACGAATACGGTAATGTGACGCCACGCAACGAGGCCAACCGCAACTTCAACCCCCACAACAAAGACACCACGAAGAAATCGAAGGTGGTGCCTAAGGGTATCTATGTATGGACGGTGGATCGCCGCTTTGGCGACATGCACAAGGCGGAGGTGGACACCCTGCCCTACCTCTTTCCACAGAGCACACTGGGGGCCGGCATGACTGGGCAATACAACACGCTGGGCAACAACTACTCTGCCCGGCAGACACGTATCGTGATGGATCGCAAGCTGAGCACACAGTCACTGTTTACGGATGCCTACAGTCAGGTGCTGAAAGCGCCCGACGAGTGGCACTTCACCAACACGCTGTCGCCCATCACGAATCTGACCTATGACAACTGTGGCGACAAACTGAATGGTGAGGATCATCTGGGGGCGCGCTTTGCCGTCAATGCAGGCAAGCACACAGGACTGGGATTCGATATCGACTATGCCTATGCTCGAGGATACTTCCAGAATCAAAGTACATCGCATCTGGGGGCGACGTTCTCACTCTCGCATTTGGCCGACCAATACCAGCTGCACCTGCTTTTTAGCACCAACCATCAGAAAGCCAGCGAGAACGGAGGTATCAGCAAGGATGACTATGTGACCCACCCCGAACTGTTCACAGAGTCGTTTTCCTCTAACGAAATACCCACCATCCTGGAACGCAACTGGAATCGCAATCACCACCATCACCTCTTCTTGACCCATCACTACAGCTTGGGCTTCTACCGCAAGGTGAAGATGACCAGCGAGGAAATCAAGGCACGGCAGTTCGCTGCTAAAACTAAACAGAAAAAAGAGCGGGAGGACAGCAGGCAGTTTTTGCCGCAACCCACGGGGCGCCCCGACCATGCCGCCATTGCTGGCAATGAACCTCAGCCCACCAAAGAACCGTTGACCGCCGACACCACCCGCATCCGCGTGGACTCAAAGGAGATGGCCGACAGTTTGCTGGCACTGCAGGCGCAGAAAGACTCGCTGGAAAAACTGATGAAACGTGAGTTTGTGCCCGTGACAAGTCTGATACACACCGCTGAGGTAAATGCCCACGAACGAGTCTATATGGCTAACGCTACGCCGGAGGGTTACTATGCCAACACCTTTTATAATACGTTCTATGGCGGCACACCCGGTGACTCGATCTACGACAAAACAAAATATCTGGACGTGAAAAACACTCTGGCGCTGGCGCTGATGGAGGGCTTCAACAAATATGCGCCGGCAGGCATCAAGGCGTTTGCCTCACACGAGGTGCGTCGCTTTGACATGCCCTTGACATCGGGCAACAACAATGCGTTGCTGGAAAGATATACAGAACACAACATCTCGCTGGGCGGACAACTGCAGAAGCAGCTGGGCCACACACTGCACTATGACCTGGTGGCTGAGACTTGGGTGGCTGGCGAGGATGCCGGACAGTTGAAGTTTGATGCTCAGGCCGACGTGAACTTCCGTCTGCTGGGCGACACTGTCAGACTGCAGATGAAGGGCTATTTCTACCGACTGGCCCCAACCTTCTATCAGCGCAACTACCACTCGAAGCATTTGTGGTGGGAAAACACTTTAGACAAGGAAACACGCACACGCATAGAAGGCGCTTTCAGTTATGGCAAAACCAACACGATGCTGCGTGTGGCAGTAGAGGAAATTCAGAACTACACCTATCTGGGTATGAGCTACACACGCGAAGACGGGATTGTGAAAGGACTAGATGCCGGATTCCGCCAACATACAGGCAACGTGCACCTGATGATGGCGCAACTGGATCAGAAGTTCAAGGTCGGACCGCTGCACTGGGATAACGTGGTGACCTATCAGATGACGAGCAACAAGCAGGTGTTGCCACTGCCCACACTGAACATTTTCTCTAATCTCTACGTGAAATTTATGGTGGCGCGCGTGCTGCGCGTAGAGTTGGGAGGCTCCGCCACATGGTTCACCAAATACGAGGCGCCCGACTTCTTACCTCAGTTGAACAGCTTTGCCATACAGGAGAATACCGCCAGTCGAGTTGAGTTGGGCGAGTTTCCATTTGTGGATGTCTATGCCAACATGCACCTGAAGCATGCTCGCTTCTTTGTTATGATGCAAAACGTGGCGGGCAATGCCCTCTCGAAGAAAGCTTTCTTGGTGCCTCACTATCCGATGAACACGCAAGTCATCCACTTTGGCATCTCATGGAACTTCTTTAACTAA
- a CDS encoding DUF4468 domain-containing protein, which produces MKQIITAITLALTMTANVQAQDNTWEQVTASEKTVQDAKYLVGAVPEKNGRVVFETTIKVPGKNRTELFGIMQRVMTAMTKEAGQLENSTITTTEPDKGLLVGSYQEWLVFKNKPLILDRTRLYYNLVADCNDGEVHLSMNRIFYIYDEERTPLTYKAEEWITDRYGLNKKQTKLARVSGKFRKKTIDRKDYLFRMIEKELKK; this is translated from the coding sequence ATGAAACAGATCATCACGGCAATAACCCTGGCACTGACGATGACAGCCAACGTGCAGGCACAAGATAACACGTGGGAGCAGGTAACAGCAAGCGAAAAGACTGTTCAGGATGCAAAATACTTAGTGGGTGCTGTGCCCGAAAAGAACGGACGCGTGGTGTTTGAAACAACCATCAAGGTTCCTGGAAAGAACCGCACCGAGCTATTTGGCATCATGCAGCGAGTGATGACAGCCATGACCAAGGAGGCTGGACAACTGGAGAACAGCACGATCACAACGACCGAGCCTGACAAAGGACTGCTGGTTGGCAGCTATCAGGAGTGGCTAGTGTTCAAGAACAAACCACTGATACTCGACCGCACACGTCTGTACTACAACCTTGTGGCCGACTGCAATGACGGCGAAGTGCATTTGTCCATGAATCGCATCTTCTACATCTACGACGAAGAGCGTACACCGCTGACCTACAAGGCAGAAGAGTGGATTACTGATCGCTACGGACTGAACAAGAAGCAGACCAAGCTGGCACGCGTCAGCGGTAAGTTCCGCAAAAAGACCATCGACCGCAAGGACTATCTATTTCGTATGATTGAGAAAGAACTGAAGAAGTAA
- a CDS encoding smalltalk protein, translating into MKNKIETWKFIVQTIIAVLTAIATSLGVASCMN; encoded by the coding sequence ATGAAAAACAAAATTGAAACTTGGAAATTTATCGTGCAAACCATCATCGCCGTGCTCACGGCAATCGCCACCAGCCTCGGCGTGGCAAGTTGTATGAATTAA
- the uvrB gene encoding excinuclease ABC subunit UvrB yields MDFKLTSKYQPMGDQPEAIRELTDGVRRGDRAQVLLGVTGSGKTFTMANVIANCGKPTLILSHNKTLAAQLYDEMRGFFPDNAVEYYVSYYDYYQPEAYLPSSDTYIEKDLAINEEIDRLRLSAVSSLLSGRKDVIVISSVSCIYGMGSPNALSENVIEIRQGQNIDRNALLRKLVQSLYVRNDIALERGNFRVKGDTVDIFMAYNNMVLRVTFWDDEIDAIEELDPVTLQRLGRYAEYKLYPANLFMTTQEQTNQAIHDIQDDLVRQVQFFEEQGDEIKAQRIKERVEYDMEMIKELGHCSGIENYSRYFDGRKAGERPYCLLDFFPDDFLLFIDESHVSVPQIGAMYGGDRARKTNLVEYGFRLPAAFDNRPLTFDEFQEQVHQVIYVSATPADFELAEAEGVVVEQVIRPTGLLDPQIEVRPSENQIDDLLEEIRLRIERHERTLVTTLTKRMAEELSEYLLGHGVQTAYIHSDVATLDRVKILNELREGVYDVLVGVNLLREGLDLPEVSLVAILDADKEGFLRSRRSLVQTAGRAARNVNGLVIMYADTITRSMQETIDETLRRRTKQLRYNEEHGITPTQIVKTLKSSLSRDDRADVKELKMASADAPAASVDNVAADPIIERMTRPQIEKLIAETTRRMKEAAKNLDFLQAAQYRDEIIKLQEMIELKN; encoded by the coding sequence ATGGACTTTAAGCTTACATCGAAATATCAACCTATGGGCGATCAGCCCGAGGCAATACGTGAGTTGACCGATGGTGTACGTCGGGGCGACAGGGCGCAGGTTTTGCTGGGTGTCACGGGTTCTGGCAAGACGTTCACTATGGCCAACGTAATAGCCAACTGTGGTAAACCGACGCTGATTTTGAGCCACAACAAGACCTTGGCGGCTCAGCTTTACGACGAGATGCGTGGGTTCTTTCCCGACAATGCCGTAGAGTATTATGTCAGCTATTACGACTACTATCAGCCTGAGGCATACCTACCCTCTTCTGATACTTACATCGAAAAAGACCTGGCTATCAATGAAGAGATAGACCGCCTGCGACTGAGTGCCGTAAGCAGCTTGCTCTCAGGACGAAAAGATGTAATCGTTATATCTTCTGTTTCATGTATCTACGGCATGGGAAGCCCCAACGCTCTGTCGGAGAACGTGATCGAGATTCGTCAAGGTCAGAACATCGACCGCAATGCGCTGTTAAGAAAACTTGTCCAGTCGCTGTATGTCAGAAACGATATCGCACTGGAGCGAGGCAACTTCCGCGTGAAGGGCGATACGGTGGATATCTTCATGGCTTACAACAACATGGTGCTGCGTGTCACCTTCTGGGACGACGAGATTGATGCCATCGAGGAACTGGACCCCGTGACGCTTCAGCGACTGGGGCGCTATGCCGAATATAAGCTCTACCCTGCCAACCTATTTATGACCACACAGGAGCAAACCAACCAGGCCATCCATGATATTCAGGACGACCTGGTGCGCCAAGTGCAGTTCTTTGAGGAACAGGGCGACGAGATCAAGGCGCAGCGCATCAAGGAGCGTGTGGAGTACGACATGGAGATGATCAAGGAGCTGGGCCACTGTTCGGGCATTGAGAACTACTCGCGCTACTTCGACGGACGCAAGGCGGGCGAGCGGCCCTACTGTCTGCTGGACTTCTTTCCCGACGACTTCCTGCTGTTTATCGACGAGAGCCACGTGTCTGTGCCACAGATTGGCGCGATGTATGGTGGCGATCGCGCCCGCAAGACCAACCTTGTGGAATATGGTTTCCGCCTGCCGGCTGCGTTCGACAACCGTCCGCTGACGTTCGACGAGTTCCAGGAACAGGTGCATCAAGTGATCTATGTCTCGGCAACGCCTGCCGACTTCGAACTGGCTGAAGCTGAGGGTGTCGTCGTCGAACAGGTCATCCGTCCCACAGGACTGCTCGATCCACAGATTGAGGTGCGTCCTAGCGAGAACCAGATTGACGACCTGCTGGAGGAGATACGACTGCGCATTGAGCGCCACGAGCGCACGCTGGTCACCACGCTGACCAAACGCATGGCAGAGGAACTGAGCGAGTATCTGCTCGGACACGGTGTGCAGACGGCCTATATTCATAGTGATGTGGCCACGCTGGACCGTGTGAAGATCTTGAACGAACTGCGTGAGGGGGTATATGATGTGCTGGTTGGCGTCAACCTGTTGCGCGAGGGACTCGACCTGCCGGAGGTGTCGCTTGTCGCCATCCTCGATGCCGACAAGGAGGGCTTCCTGCGCTCACGTCGTTCATTGGTGCAGACGGCAGGTCGTGCGGCACGCAATGTCAACGGACTGGTCATCATGTATGCCGACACCATCACGCGCTCTATGCAAGAGACCATCGACGAGACCCTGCGCCGTCGTACCAAACAGTTGCGCTACAACGAGGAGCATGGCATCACTCCCACACAGATTGTGAAGACGCTGAAGAGTTCGCTCAGTCGCGACGACCGTGCCGATGTCAAGGAACTAAAGATGGCCTCTGCCGATGCGCCAGCTGCCTCTGTAGATAACGTGGCTGCTGACCCAATCATCGAACGCATGACGCGTCCGCAAATCGAGAAGTTGATTGCAGAGACCACCCGTCGCATGAAGGAGGCTGCCAAGAACCTTGACTTCTTGCAGGCTGCTCAATACCGCGACGAGATTATTAAACTTCAAGAGATGATAGAACTTAAGAATTAG
- a CDS encoding outer membrane protein assembly factor BamD: MKKNVFKIWGMALLLVLMTGCAAEFNKVFKSTDYNYRYEYAKQCFAEGKYTRAVTLLQDLITLKKGTLDAQESLYMLGMAQYMDGDYESASATFKKYYQTYPRGIYAEKACFYIGQSLYEGTPEPRLDQTPTLGAINAYQQFLDIYPRSELRKTAQDRLYELQDKLVQKELLSAELYYNLGGYFGNINSNNESNYISCIITAENALKSYPYSNWRKEFAVLIMKSKFQLAENSSEDRRLERYRDAEDECYGFLNEYPDAKESELANKYIAKCKKVIKD, translated from the coding sequence ATGAAAAAGAACGTTTTCAAGATATGGGGAATGGCGCTGCTATTGGTTTTGATGACCGGTTGTGCGGCTGAGTTCAACAAGGTGTTCAAGTCAACCGACTACAACTACCGCTACGAGTATGCCAAACAGTGTTTTGCCGAAGGTAAATATACGCGTGCGGTGACCCTGCTACAGGATTTGATTACCCTGAAAAAAGGTACATTAGATGCACAAGAATCGCTTTATATGTTGGGCATGGCCCAATATATGGACGGCGACTACGAGTCGGCTTCTGCCACTTTCAAGAAATACTATCAGACCTACCCCCGTGGCATCTATGCAGAGAAGGCTTGTTTCTATATAGGGCAGTCACTTTACGAGGGTACGCCTGAACCCCGCCTTGACCAGACTCCTACGTTGGGAGCCATCAATGCCTATCAGCAGTTCTTAGACATCTACCCCCGTTCAGAACTGAGAAAGACAGCGCAAGATCGTTTGTATGAACTTCAAGACAAGCTGGTGCAGAAAGAGTTGCTTTCGGCAGAGCTATACTATAACTTAGGCGGTTACTTCGGTAACATCAACTCCAACAACGAGAGTAACTATATCTCGTGTATCATCACAGCTGAGAATGCGCTGAAGTCTTACCCCTACAGCAACTGGCGCAAGGAATTTGCCGTACTGATCATGAAGAGCAAGTTCCAGTTGGCAGAGAACTCGAGTGAAGACCGCCGTCTGGAGCGCTATCGCGATGCGGAGGATGAGTGCTACGGATTTTTGAACGAATATCCTGATGCAAAGGAAAGCGAGCTGGCCAATAAGTATATTGCGAAGTGCAAAAAGGTGATTAAAGACTGA
- a CDS encoding DNA-directed RNA polymerase subunit omega, which produces MDYKKSKAPVNTVTRNIMDLCEETGNLYESVAIIGKRANQISVQIKEDLSKKLAEFASYNDSLEEVFENREQIEISRYYEKLPKPTLLATQEFIEGKVYFRDPSKDNQNPAEA; this is translated from the coding sequence ATGGATTACAAAAAGTCAAAAGCTCCGGTTAATACCGTGACTCGCAACATCATGGATTTGTGTGAAGAAACTGGCAATCTCTATGAGAGCGTAGCCATCATCGGCAAGCGCGCCAACCAGATCTCGGTGCAGATCAAGGAAGACCTGTCGAAGAAGCTGGCCGAGTTTGCAAGCTATAACGACTCGCTCGAAGAGGTGTTTGAAAACCGCGAGCAGATTGAGATTTCGCGCTACTACGAGAAGTTGCCTAAACCCACACTGCTGGCTACTCAGGAGTTTATCGAGGGTAAGGTGTACTTCCGCGACCCCTCTAAGGATAATCAGAACCCCGCAGAGGCATGA